One window from the genome of Deinococcus sp. NW-56 encodes:
- a CDS encoding S9 family peptidase: MSLPRAAKKPLTHDLHGESRPDDYHWLKTQGKADPEVLGYLEAENAHLGAVMAPLRETQQAIYEKLLSHVQEEDDQPPVPQGDWEYYTRTEEGKAHPLFLRRPRAGGEVQLLLDLNALKEREGHANVWVYVTRPSPDGRHWAYLLDTTGQELWELRVLDTATGELAEPPLTGVSGWTLDWSADGRTLFYATEDATQRPARIWRHTLGQPQTADEELWHETDPTFRAWARVAENGETLLLGSSANMADEVAVLDTRDPAARPRVLLPRERGVEVSLTDGGDHWLALTNQGGASEFRLVRLPKGEGVTWADAQDVLPHDPQRYLTGMHLFAGRLLVSGREGGFTRLWVLPRTGEGYGPARRVEFPEASYTVRIGANHVFETATARVLYASLTRPGEHLDLDLNTLETALVKATPVPNYDPAAYVAEQVWVDAQDGERVPVSLVRRRDTALPAPTLLYGYGSYGASMDPAFSLGRLPLLDRGWVWAIAHIRGGSELGRRWYDAGRLAHKMNTFTDFIAAGEGLKAAGIAGDLVAMGRSAGGLLMGAVVNLRPDLWKAAFVGVPFVDVLSTMLDDSIPLTTGEYDEWGNPNEPQAYATMREYSPYDNLKPAVYPHLFVSTGLNDPRVAYWEPAKYVARLRDLRQPGSGVLVLKTNMGAGHGGSSSRYDALNEMAEEFAFALAAVEGQLDAGEEGQ, translated from the coding sequence ATGTCCCTGCCCCGCGCTGCCAAGAAGCCCCTTACCCACGATCTGCACGGCGAATCCCGCCCCGACGACTACCACTGGCTCAAGACCCAGGGCAAGGCCGACCCGGAGGTGCTGGGCTACCTGGAAGCCGAAAACGCTCACCTGGGCGCGGTGATGGCGCCCCTGCGCGAGACTCAGCAGGCCATTTACGAGAAACTCCTCTCCCACGTGCAGGAGGAAGACGACCAGCCCCCCGTCCCCCAGGGCGACTGGGAGTACTACACCCGCACCGAGGAGGGCAAGGCCCATCCCCTGTTCCTGCGGCGCCCGCGTGCCGGGGGAGAGGTCCAGCTTCTCCTCGACCTCAATGCGCTGAAGGAGCGCGAGGGCCACGCCAACGTCTGGGTCTACGTGACCCGCCCCAGCCCGGACGGGCGCCACTGGGCCTACCTGCTGGACACCACCGGGCAGGAGCTGTGGGAACTGCGCGTGCTGGACACGGCGACGGGCGAACTCGCCGAGCCGCCCCTGACCGGCGTGAGCGGCTGGACCCTGGACTGGAGCGCGGATGGCCGTACCCTCTTCTACGCCACCGAGGACGCCACCCAGCGCCCGGCCCGCATCTGGCGGCACACCCTGGGCCAGCCTCAGACCGCCGACGAGGAGTTGTGGCACGAGACCGACCCCACCTTCCGCGCCTGGGCGCGTGTGGCCGAGAACGGCGAGACGCTGCTGCTGGGCAGTTCCGCGAACATGGCCGACGAGGTGGCGGTGCTGGACACCCGCGACCCCGCCGCCCGGCCCCGCGTCCTGCTGCCCCGCGAGCGCGGCGTGGAGGTCAGCCTCACCGACGGCGGCGACCACTGGCTCGCGCTGACGAACCAGGGCGGCGCGTCTGAGTTCCGGCTGGTGCGCCTGCCCAAGGGGGAAGGGGTGACCTGGGCCGACGCGCAGGACGTGCTGCCCCACGACCCCCAGCGCTACCTCACCGGCATGCACCTGTTCGCCGGGCGCCTGCTCGTCTCCGGGCGCGAGGGGGGCTTCACCCGCCTGTGGGTGCTGCCGCGCACCGGGGAGGGCTACGGCCCCGCGCGCCGGGTGGAGTTTCCGGAGGCCAGCTACACCGTCCGCATCGGGGCCAACCACGTCTTCGAGACGGCGACGGCCCGCGTCCTCTACGCCAGCCTGACCCGCCCTGGCGAGCACCTCGACCTCGACCTGAACACGCTGGAAACCGCGCTGGTGAAGGCCACGCCCGTGCCGAACTACGATCCGGCGGCCTACGTGGCCGAGCAGGTCTGGGTGGACGCTCAGGATGGCGAGCGGGTGCCCGTCAGCCTGGTGCGCCGCCGCGACACGGCCCTGCCCGCGCCCACGCTGCTGTACGGGTACGGCTCCTATGGGGCGTCCATGGACCCGGCCTTCAGCCTGGGGCGGCTGCCGCTGCTCGACCGGGGCTGGGTGTGGGCGATCGCGCACATCCGGGGCGGCTCGGAACTGGGGCGGCGCTGGTACGACGCCGGGCGCCTCGCCCACAAGATGAACACCTTCACCGACTTCATCGCGGCGGGCGAGGGGTTGAAGGCGGCGGGCATCGCGGGCGACCTCGTGGCGATGGGCCGCAGCGCGGGGGGTCTGCTGATGGGCGCGGTGGTCAACCTGCGGCCCGACCTGTGGAAGGCCGCGTTCGTCGGGGTGCCGTTCGTGGACGTGCTCTCCACCATGCTCGATGACTCCATCCCGCTCACCACGGGCGAGTACGACGAGTGGGGCAACCCCAACGAGCCTCAGGCTTACGCCACCATGCGCGAGTACAGCCCCTACGACAACCTGAAGCCCGCCGTGTACCCGCACCTCTTCGTCTCGACGGGCCTGAACGACCCCCGCGTCGCCTACTGGGAACCCGCCAAGTACGTGGCCCGGTTGCGCGACCTGCGCCAGCCCGGCAGCGGTGTGCTGGTCCTCAAGACCAACATGGGGGCCGGGCACGGCGGCTCCAGCAGCCGCTACGACGCGCTCAACGAAATGGCCGAGGAGTTTGCCTTCGCCCTCGCGGCGGTGGAGGGACAGCTGGACGCCGGGGAGGAAGGGCAATAA
- a CDS encoding NUDIX domain-containing protein, which produces MSLPPPDATWYARPPGLPERASVGAVVLRREGGEWHVAVVVEPGEYLQLPKGGLEPGETHEEALHRELREEAGLTAVRLVADLGVLERQNYARTRWQVTRSFLGVTGEVGEPPLEPGFRLEWPPLNAVPRLFWPEQGQLVERVRQNLEGGGYDLT; this is translated from the coding sequence ATGAGTCTCCCGCCGCCCGACGCGACGTGGTATGCCCGGCCCCCTGGCCTCCCCGAGCGGGCCAGTGTGGGCGCGGTGGTCTTGCGGCGCGAGGGTGGGGAGTGGCACGTGGCCGTCGTCGTGGAGCCGGGCGAGTACCTCCAGCTCCCGAAAGGCGGTCTGGAACCCGGCGAGACACACGAGGAGGCCCTGCACCGCGAACTGCGCGAGGAGGCGGGGCTGACGGCGGTGCGCCTTGTCGCGGACCTCGGTGTGCTGGAGCGGCAGAACTATGCCCGGACGCGCTGGCAGGTCACCCGCTCTTTCCTGGGGGTGACCGGGGAGGTCGGCGAGCCGCCGCTGGAGCCCGGCTTCCGGCTCGAATGGCCTCCCCTGAATGCGGTGCCGCGCCTCTTCTGGCCGGAGCAGGGGCAGTTGGTGGAACGGGTGCGTCAGAACCTGGAGGGCGGCGGGTATGACCTGACCTGA
- a CDS encoding GNAT family N-acetyltransferase: MPLVPLFFDDPRAARLMTAQQRELRTLYGGTDERTEPFDPAVLAGEGSVLLGVDEGGELLACGALKHLDPESAEVKRMYTVLAARGRGLGRQILAGLIERGRALGYTRLVLETGDRQAEALHLYESAGFRRIPNYGYYVGMEESLCYGLELGEAAESGRDG, encoded by the coding sequence ATGCCCCTCGTCCCCCTGTTCTTTGACGATCCACGCGCGGCCCGCCTGATGACCGCGCAGCAGCGCGAGTTGCGGACCCTCTACGGCGGCACCGACGAGCGCACCGAACCCTTCGACCCCGCCGTGCTCGCGGGTGAGGGCAGCGTGCTGCTGGGGGTGGATGAGGGCGGCGAACTGCTGGCCTGCGGTGCCCTCAAGCACCTGGACCCGGAGAGCGCCGAGGTCAAGCGCATGTACACCGTCCTGGCAGCGCGGGGCCGGGGGCTGGGGCGGCAAATTCTGGCTGGTCTGATTGAGCGGGGGCGGGCGCTGGGCTACACGCGGCTGGTGCTGGAAACCGGCGACCGTCAGGCCGAGGCCCTGCACCTTTACGAGTCGGCGGGCTTCCGGCGCATTCCCAATTACGGGTACTACGTGGGGATGGAGGAGAGCCTGTGCTACGGGCTGGAGCTGGGGGAAGCGGCTGAAAGCGGACGGGACGGCTGA
- a CDS encoding S9 family peptidase, whose product MGTRGEPGEGFGLSIPGLALPDLPDAARFTLPPRENRAGDVTLGGYLWRQPHPAPAALLLHGWGQDAAAMATPARLLHAAGWHALSLSLRGWRGSGGCDDYGRSGPGDLGQVLAWLEAQPWVSSTAVLGLSLGGLVALLAAAQGHRAGRTVAVNPPADLRGVYAGTTSGILRRYYDAVLTPAQWVDGSPLTHAERIGGPTWVVIGPEDRICPPELGRTLAARAGARLLEVPGLAHVPDGEQWARVVGETLGPS is encoded by the coding sequence GTGGGTACTCGGGGTGAACCGGGAGAAGGCTTCGGCCTGAGCATTCCTGGCCTCGCCCTGCCCGACCTTCCGGACGCCGCCCGGTTCACGCTGCCCCCACGAGAGAACAGGGCGGGGGACGTGACGCTGGGCGGTTACCTGTGGCGTCAGCCCCACCCGGCCCCCGCCGCCCTGCTGCTGCACGGCTGGGGCCAGGATGCCGCCGCTATGGCGACCCCGGCCCGGCTGCTGCACGCGGCGGGCTGGCACGCCCTCAGCCTCTCCTTGCGCGGCTGGCGCGGGTCGGGCGGCTGCGACGACTATGGGCGCAGCGGGCCGGGCGACCTGGGGCAGGTGCTGGCGTGGCTGGAAGCTCAGCCTTGGGTGAGCAGCACGGCCGTGCTGGGCCTCTCGCTGGGGGGCCTCGTTGCCCTGCTAGCAGCGGCGCAGGGGCACCGGGCGGGGCGCACCGTGGCCGTCAATCCACCCGCCGACCTTCGTGGGGTGTACGCGGGCACGACTTCGGGCATCCTGCGTCGCTATTACGACGCGGTGCTGACCCCGGCGCAGTGGGTGGACGGCTCGCCCCTCACGCACGCGGAGCGCATCGGCGGGCCGACCTGGGTGGTGATCGGCCCCGAGGACCGCATCTGCCCGCCGGAGCTGGGGCGCACGCTGGCGGCGCGGGCGGGAGCGCGGCTGCTGGAGGTGCCGGGCCTGGCCCACGTGCCGGACGGGGAGCAGTGGGCGCGGGTGGTGGGGGAGACGCTCGGGCCGTCCTGA
- a CDS encoding class I SAM-dependent RNA methyltransferase: MSDALLTLEIEKLVAGGLGLSRDESGVVLVRGALPGERVEAEVRAGRGVRQGVTRRVLTPSADRVEAPDLPTVDLAHAAHPAQLRYKRGFVEEALTRIAKLRHPVGETVPSPREWRYRNTAQYLVTPAGLAYRERRGRDPQPVGQDPLVMEAIQTVMDRLDPEQLDPATEVAFRASRLTGEVVAALIGAGEPRVFLRASDHLMDAGVVGVSLAEPAGRRFGAGVRLIAGESEVQEQFGRVRVGVTATGFAQVNPEAAGLAYLRAAELAGQGTHAVDLYGGSGAIGRHLSPRFTRVTVLDSAPEALARGRQAAALSGERNVTYRSGDAARFSELGVDVIVVDPPRAGLEPEAREHIQASTADRLVYVSCDPATWARDVGDFVRRGWKLGSVTPHDFYPQTSHVEVVSVLER; the protein is encoded by the coding sequence ATGTCTGACGCTCTGCTCACGCTGGAAATCGAGAAACTGGTCGCCGGAGGGCTGGGCCTGTCCCGCGACGAGTCCGGCGTGGTGCTGGTGCGCGGTGCCCTGCCCGGCGAACGGGTGGAGGCCGAGGTCCGCGCGGGCCGGGGCGTGCGCCAGGGCGTGACCCGCCGGGTGCTGACCCCCAGCGCCGACCGGGTAGAGGCGCCGGACCTCCCCACCGTGGACCTCGCGCACGCGGCGCACCCCGCCCAACTGCGCTACAAGCGCGGCTTCGTGGAAGAGGCGCTGACCCGCATCGCCAAGCTGCGCCACCCGGTGGGGGAGACGGTGCCCAGCCCGCGCGAGTGGCGCTACCGCAACACGGCGCAGTACCTCGTGACCCCGGCGGGCCTCGCCTACCGCGAGCGCCGGGGCCGGGACCCGCAGCCGGTCGGTCAGGACCCGCTGGTGATGGAGGCGATCCAGACCGTGATGGACCGCCTGGACCCCGAACAGCTCGACCCCGCTACCGAGGTCGCCTTCCGCGCCAGCCGCCTGACCGGCGAGGTGGTCGCCGCCCTGATCGGGGCGGGCGAGCCGCGCGTGTTCTTGCGGGCCTCCGATCACCTGATGGACGCGGGCGTGGTCGGCGTCAGCCTCGCGGAACCCGCCGGGCGGCGCTTCGGGGCAGGCGTGCGCCTGATCGCGGGCGAGTCCGAGGTACAGGAGCAGTTCGGGCGGGTGCGGGTCGGCGTGACCGCGACCGGCTTCGCGCAGGTGAACCCGGAGGCGGCGGGGCTGGCCTACCTCCGCGCGGCGGAGCTGGCCGGGCAGGGCACGCACGCGGTGGACCTCTACGGCGGCTCGGGGGCCATCGGGCGGCACCTCTCGCCCCGCTTTACCCGCGTGACCGTGCTGGACTCGGCGCCCGAAGCGCTGGCGCGGGGGCGGCAGGCAGCGGCCCTGAGCGGCGAGCGCAACGTGACCTACCGCAGCGGCGACGCGGCCCGTTTCAGCGAGCTGGGCGTGGACGTGATCGTGGTGGACCCCCCCCGCGCCGGGCTGGAGCCGGAAGCCCGCGAGCACATCCAGGCCAGCACCGCCGACCGTCTGGTGTACGTGAGCTGCGACCCCGCGACCTGGGCGCGGGATGTGGGCGACTTCGTGCGCCGGGGCTGGAAGCTGGGGTCCGTGACGCCCCACGACTTCTACCCCCAGACCAGCCACGTGGAGGTTGTGAGCGTGCTGGAGCGGTAG
- a CDS encoding asparaginase encodes MTAAQAGQVVFARGGVPESVHHVHVAVVDASGEVIASCGDAGLVTFPRSSSKPVQALPLALAVPELPGDELAIACASHAGTPEHLGVVERLLGRSGSTVADLRCGTHPPFDPGAAADLIRRNEKPTPLHHNCSGKHAGMLLACVQHGWPREGYTEHGHPLQVRIRELHAELGGVGLDDVQAGTDGCSVPAFALPLDATARMFARLAAPQGEPAPALERIFGAMTAWPFLIAGPGRLDTTLMPLVPGLAAKMGAEAFYGMALRETPHGPLGVAFKIADGGERARPHVALAVLEALGVPITPEMRALAPATLSNWAGREVGTVEAHVGLTWA; translated from the coding sequence ATGACAGCAGCGCAGGCCGGGCAGGTCGTCTTCGCGCGCGGGGGCGTCCCCGAGAGTGTCCATCACGTTCATGTCGCCGTTGTGGACGCTTCGGGTGAGGTGATCGCCTCCTGCGGGGACGCGGGGCTGGTGACCTTTCCGCGGTCGAGTTCCAAGCCGGTGCAGGCGCTGCCCCTCGCGCTCGCGGTGCCGGAGTTGCCCGGAGACGAGCTGGCGATCGCCTGCGCCAGCCACGCCGGAACGCCGGAGCATCTGGGGGTCGTGGAGCGGCTGCTGGGGCGGTCGGGCAGCACGGTGGCCGACCTGCGCTGCGGCACGCACCCGCCCTTCGATCCGGGCGCGGCGGCCGACCTGATTCGCCGGAACGAGAAGCCCACCCCGCTGCACCACAACTGCTCGGGCAAACACGCGGGGATGCTGCTGGCGTGCGTGCAGCACGGCTGGCCGCGCGAGGGGTACACCGAGCATGGGCACCCGCTTCAGGTGCGGATTCGGGAACTGCACGCCGAACTCGGCGGGGTGGGGTTGGACGACGTTCAGGCGGGGACCGACGGGTGCAGCGTGCCCGCCTTCGCGCTGCCGCTGGACGCCACGGCGCGGATGTTTGCCCGGCTCGCGGCGCCGCAGGGCGAGCCGGCCCCGGCGCTGGAACGCATCTTCGGGGCGATGACCGCCTGGCCCTTCCTGATCGCCGGACCCGGACGGCTCGACACCACGCTGATGCCCCTCGTTCCTGGCCTCGCCGCGAAGATGGGCGCGGAGGCGTTCTATGGGATGGCGCTGCGGGAGACGCCGCATGGGCCGCTGGGCGTGGCCTTCAAGATCGCGGACGGCGGCGAGCGGGCACGGCCCCACGTGGCCCTCGCCGTGTTGGAGGCGCTGGGCGTGCCGATCACCCCAGAGATGCGGGCACTCGCCCCCGCCACGCTGAGCAACTGGGCGGGGCGCGAGGTGGGAACGGTGGAAGCCCACGTCGGGCTGACCTGGGCGTGA
- a CDS encoding NAD(P)/FAD-dependent oxidoreductase — translation MGDIVVVGAGLAGLTAARVLTRAGRRVRVLEAAEHVGGRVANWVVDGYTLDAGYQVLFPAYPALRRNVDLAALDLVPVAPAGVVRRGERADVVGDPRRDLASLPSTLTTKALTLADKARVARLGARLALPAPHTLLVGPDETTENYLRRQGFSEAALTNFFRPFFGGIFLRRDLHTSARLFRYYFRMLLDGGAALPRAGVGELPRQLAAGLDVTTGVRVTALRPRPGGVTLVTSAGELDASAVLVATDADTAAALTGEPLSRGRLGSTYLHYASATRLDPQPRLLLNAEEGFINNAQWVSEAIPERAPAGGHLLTVTVLGVPNLDDDALDARVRGELSRWYGGGAAGLRTLHIERIPFAQFPQPPEYAATLAGHATGLPGVLLASEVTSMSSIQGAMESGEKAAAILLGDPVGMSRPRGA, via the coding sequence ATGGGTGACATCGTGGTGGTGGGCGCGGGCCTCGCCGGGCTGACGGCGGCGCGGGTGCTGACGCGGGCGGGGCGACGCGTGCGGGTGCTGGAGGCGGCGGAGCACGTCGGCGGGCGGGTGGCGAACTGGGTGGTGGACGGGTACACGCTGGACGCGGGCTATCAGGTGCTGTTTCCGGCGTATCCGGCCCTGCGGCGCAATGTGGACCTCGCGGCGCTGGACCTCGTGCCGGTCGCCCCGGCGGGCGTGGTGCGGCGCGGGGAGCGGGCGGACGTGGTGGGCGACCCCCGCCGTGACCTCGCCAGCCTGCCCTCCACCCTGACGACCAAGGCCCTGACCCTGGCGGACAAGGCGCGGGTGGCCCGCCTCGGGGCGCGGCTGGCGCTGCCCGCCCCCCACACCCTGCTCGTCGGCCCGGACGAGACGACCGAGAACTACCTGAGGCGCCAGGGCTTCAGTGAGGCGGCACTGACGAACTTCTTCCGGCCCTTTTTCGGGGGTATCTTCCTGCGGCGGGACCTGCACACGAGTGCGCGGCTGTTTCGCTACTACTTCCGGATGTTGCTCGACGGCGGCGCGGCCCTGCCCCGCGCGGGCGTGGGCGAGTTGCCCCGGCAACTCGCGGCGGGGCTGGACGTGACGACCGGGGTGCGGGTGACCGCGCTGCGGCCCCGGCCCGGTGGCGTGACCCTGGTGACGAGCGCCGGGGAACTCGACGCCTCCGCCGTTCTCGTGGCGACCGATGCGGACACCGCCGCCGCCCTGACCGGCGAACCGCTCTCGCGCGGGCGGCTGGGCAGCACCTATCTCCATTACGCCTCCGCCACCCGGCTGGACCCCCAGCCCCGGCTCCTGCTCAACGCCGAGGAGGGCTTCATCAACAACGCCCAGTGGGTCAGCGAGGCGATTCCGGAGCGGGCGCCCGCCGGGGGCCACCTCCTGACGGTGACGGTATTGGGAGTCCCCAACCTCGATGACGACGCCCTCGACGCCCGTGTGCGCGGCGAGCTGAGTCGCTGGTACGGGGGAGGGGCTGCCGGGCTGCGAACCTTGCACATTGAGCGCATTCCTTTCGCCCAGTTCCCCCAGCCGCCCGAGTACGCCGCGACCCTGGCAGGGCACGCGACCGGGCTGCCCGGCGTGCTCCTCGCCTCCGAGGTCACGTCCATGAGCAGCATCCAGGGCGCGATGGAGAGCGGCGAGAAGGCGGCAGCGATCTTGCTCGGCGACCCGGTGGGCATGAGCCGTCCGCGCGGGGCCTAG
- a CDS encoding VOC family protein codes for MSAAIPDHLVVAARTLDEGRAWLEGRLGVPTQPGGEHALFGTHNALLSLGPDLYLEVIAVNPAAPPPPRPRWFGLDTPDLRERLEDGPVLIHWVARVPDLPGVHLSHHGEALELSRGENRWTLTVPADGSLPGGGVVPSLIEWHTPPPPTRLPDAGVRLLTLRLGTPDPDALRARLDALPLAGDVEVYEAPQPELSAMLETPEGMVTL; via the coding sequence ATGTCCGCCGCCATTCCCGACCACCTCGTCGTCGCCGCCCGCACGCTGGACGAAGGCCGGGCGTGGCTGGAAGGTCGCCTGGGGGTGCCCACGCAGCCCGGCGGCGAACACGCCCTCTTCGGTACCCACAACGCGCTGCTGTCGCTGGGGCCGGACCTCTACCTGGAGGTGATCGCGGTCAATCCGGCGGCTCCTCCGCCCCCCCGCCCGCGCTGGTTCGGGCTGGACACGCCGGACCTCCGGGAGCGGCTGGAGGATGGCCCGGTGCTGATTCACTGGGTCGCCCGCGTGCCGGACCTGCCGGGGGTCCACCTCTCCCACCACGGGGAGGCACTGGAGCTGTCGCGCGGCGAGAACCGCTGGACGCTCACCGTTCCGGCGGACGGCTCGCTGCCGGGGGGTGGGGTCGTCCCCAGCCTGATCGAGTGGCACACGCCGCCCCCGCCCACGCGCCTGCCCGACGCCGGGGTGCGCCTGCTGACCCTGCGCCTGGGCACCCCCGATCCCGACGCCCTCCGCGCCCGGCTGGACGCCCTGCCCCTCGCGGGCGACGTGGAGGTCTACGAGGCCCCGCAGCCGGAGTTGTCCGCGATGCTGGAAACGCCGGAGGGCATGGTCACCCTATGA
- the speA gene encoding biosynthetic arginine decarboxylase — translation MTAATPFSTADAAELYQVPNWSGGWFRVSDKGQMEVTPSPGLHAPLRAIVDEIVERGESLPVILRFPQVVAGRVRHLNEAFRKAITEYGYEGHYQGVFPIKVNQRRMVVESVAAAGYEYAHGLEAGSKAELALCLAQRLHPDALLCCNGFKDDGFIKLALWGRTLGKNVVITLEKFSELERVLKQAKALGVKPAIGVRFKLHARGSGQWEESGGDQAKFGLNAYELLRVVERLREEDMLDSLVMLHTHIGSQITDIRRVKVAVREATQTYAGLIAAGAQLKYLNVGGGLGVDYDGSKTTFYASMNYTVGEYAADVVYTVQEVCKAREVPEPTIISESGRALTAHHAVLVMPVVDVTGPTRDLEELAAPNEDSHQIIKDLEEILVGISARNYREMYNDAVGDKQTLHNLFDLGYVTLDDRARGEALFNAILRKIAKLIQGEKYVPDELEDLQKVLADKYICNFSLFQSLPDNWAIQALFPIVPLDRLNERPTRQGTLVDITCDSDGKIEKFIDLRDVKATLPLHEPGGRPYYLGVFLMGAYQDVLGSAHNLFGKVSEAHVTVRPGGKYHIDLFVRGQKARRMIESMGYEEVMLRDSIEDQADAALKVGTLPPGQEQELLEDYGEELLGYTYLEYEEG, via the coding sequence TTGACTGCTGCTACCCCTTTTTCCACCGCTGACGCCGCCGAGCTGTATCAGGTTCCCAACTGGAGCGGCGGCTGGTTCCGCGTCTCCGACAAGGGCCAGATGGAAGTGACCCCCTCGCCAGGCCTGCACGCGCCCCTGCGGGCCATCGTGGACGAGATCGTCGAGCGCGGCGAGAGCCTGCCGGTCATCCTGCGCTTTCCGCAGGTCGTCGCCGGGCGCGTGCGGCACCTCAACGAGGCCTTTCGCAAGGCGATCACCGAGTACGGCTACGAGGGCCACTACCAGGGCGTCTTTCCCATCAAGGTAAACCAGCGCCGCATGGTCGTCGAGTCGGTCGCCGCCGCTGGCTACGAGTACGCGCACGGCCTGGAGGCCGGAAGCAAGGCCGAACTCGCCCTGTGCCTCGCGCAGCGGCTGCACCCTGACGCCCTGCTGTGCTGCAACGGCTTCAAGGACGACGGCTTCATCAAGCTCGCGCTGTGGGGCCGGACCCTGGGCAAGAACGTGGTCATCACGCTGGAAAAGTTCTCCGAGCTGGAGCGGGTGCTCAAGCAGGCCAAGGCGCTGGGCGTCAAGCCCGCCATCGGGGTGCGCTTCAAGCTGCACGCTCGCGGCTCCGGGCAGTGGGAGGAGTCGGGCGGCGACCAGGCCAAGTTCGGCCTGAACGCCTACGAGCTGCTGCGGGTGGTCGAGCGGCTGCGCGAGGAAGACATGCTCGATTCCCTCGTGATGCTGCACACCCACATCGGCTCGCAGATCACCGACATCCGCCGGGTCAAGGTCGCCGTGCGCGAGGCGACCCAGACCTACGCGGGCCTCATCGCGGCGGGCGCACAGCTCAAGTACCTCAACGTGGGGGGCGGCCTCGGCGTGGACTACGACGGCTCCAAGACCACCTTCTACGCCTCCATGAACTACACCGTGGGCGAGTACGCCGCCGACGTGGTGTACACCGTGCAGGAGGTCTGCAAGGCCCGCGAGGTGCCCGAGCCCACCATCATCAGTGAATCGGGCCGGGCGCTGACCGCCCACCACGCGGTCCTGGTGATGCCCGTCGTGGACGTGACCGGCCCCACCCGTGACCTGGAAGAACTCGCTGCTCCCAACGAGGACAGCCACCAGATCATCAAGGACCTCGAGGAGATCCTGGTGGGCATCTCGGCCCGCAATTACCGCGAGATGTACAACGACGCGGTGGGCGACAAGCAGACGCTGCACAACCTTTTCGACCTCGGCTACGTGACCCTGGACGACCGGGCGCGGGGCGAGGCCCTCTTCAACGCGATCCTGCGCAAGATCGCCAAGCTCATTCAGGGCGAGAAGTACGTGCCCGACGAGCTGGAAGACCTGCAAAAAGTCCTGGCCGACAAGTACATCTGCAACTTCTCGCTGTTTCAGAGCCTGCCCGACAACTGGGCAATTCAGGCGCTGTTTCCCATCGTGCCGCTCGACCGCCTGAACGAGCGCCCCACCCGGCAGGGCACCCTGGTGGACATCACCTGCGACTCGGACGGCAAGATCGAGAAGTTCATCGACCTGCGCGACGTGAAGGCCACCCTGCCCCTGCACGAACCCGGTGGGCGGCCCTACTACCTGGGCGTGTTCCTGATGGGCGCCTATCAGGACGTGCTGGGCAGCGCCCACAACCTCTTCGGCAAGGTCAGCGAGGCGCACGTCACCGTGCGGCCCGGCGGCAAGTACCACATCGACCTCTTCGTGCGGGGGCAGAAGGCGCGGCGCATGATCGAGTCGATGGGCTACGAGGAAGTCATGCTGCGCGACTCCATCGAGGACCAAGCCGACGCGGCGCTGAAGGTGGGCACCCTGCCCCCCGGCCAGGAGCAGGAGCTGCTGGAGGACTACGGCGAGGAACTGCTGGGCTACACCTACCTGGAGTACGAGGAAGGCTGA